From Sodalis glossinidius str. 'morsitans', the proteins below share one genomic window:
- the thrC gene encoding threonine synthase, with the protein MKLYNIKEHNEQVSFAQAIKQGLGRQQGLFFPMALPEFALTEIDELLEMDFVARSARILSAYIGDELPPERVLARVAAAFEFPAPVVPVSKDIAALELFHGPTLAFKDFGGRFMAQMLTEVGKGQQVTILTATSGDTGAAVVHAFYGLENVRVVILYPEGKISPLQEKLFCTLGGNIHTVAVEGDFDACQALVKQAFDDEELKQTLGLNSANSINISRLLAQICYYFEAVAQLPQKARNQLVVSVPSGNFGDLTAGLLAKTLGLPVKRFIAATNANDTVPRFLRDGKWLPNPTVATLSNAMDVSQPNNWPRVKELFRRKNWQLTTLDYGCVDDNTTAETMRELAGLGYISEPHAAIAYRLLRDSLQPGEYGLFLGTAHPAKFKESVDTILGQSLPLPPALAVRATLPLLSERMPASFSALRTLMLGLAP; encoded by the coding sequence ATGAAACTCTACAATATCAAGGAACACAACGAGCAGGTCAGCTTCGCCCAGGCGATCAAGCAGGGCCTCGGCCGTCAGCAGGGGCTGTTTTTTCCCATGGCGCTGCCCGAATTCGCCCTGACCGAGATAGACGAGTTGCTGGAAATGGATTTCGTCGCACGCAGCGCGCGCATCCTGTCGGCCTATATCGGTGATGAGCTGCCGCCGGAGCGCGTTCTGGCGCGGGTGGCGGCGGCGTTTGAGTTCCCGGCGCCGGTGGTACCGGTCTCCAAGGATATCGCCGCGCTGGAGCTGTTTCATGGCCCGACCCTGGCATTCAAGGATTTTGGCGGCCGTTTTATGGCGCAGATGCTCACCGAGGTTGGCAAAGGGCAGCAGGTCACCATCCTGACCGCGACCTCCGGTGATACCGGCGCTGCGGTGGTGCATGCGTTTTACGGCCTGGAGAATGTGCGGGTCGTGATCCTTTACCCCGAGGGCAAAATCAGTCCGCTGCAGGAAAAACTCTTTTGTACGCTGGGCGGCAATATTCACACTGTGGCGGTCGAGGGCGATTTCGACGCCTGCCAGGCGCTGGTGAAACAGGCGTTCGATGATGAAGAATTGAAACAGACGCTAGGGCTGAACTCCGCCAACTCTATCAATATCAGTCGTCTGCTGGCGCAGATTTGCTATTACTTTGAAGCGGTGGCGCAACTGCCGCAGAAAGCGCGTAATCAACTGGTGGTGTCGGTACCGAGCGGCAACTTCGGCGATCTCACCGCCGGTCTGCTGGCCAAAACCCTGGGGCTGCCGGTGAAGCGTTTTATCGCCGCCACCAACGCCAACGATACCGTACCGCGGTTTTTACGCGACGGTAAATGGCTGCCTAATCCGACCGTGGCCACGCTGTCAAACGCGATGGACGTCAGCCAGCCCAATAATTGGCCGCGGGTGAAAGAATTGTTCCGGCGCAAAAACTGGCAACTGACCACGCTCGATTACGGCTGCGTCGACGATAACACCACCGCCGAGACGATGCGCGAGCTGGCGGGATTGGGCTATATTTCCGAGCCGCATGCCGCCATCGCCTACCGCCTGTTGCGCGACAGTTTACAGCCTGGGGAGTACGGATTATTCCTCGGCACCGCCCATCCGGCCAAGTTCAAGGAATCGGTGGACACGATCCTCGGCCAAAGTCTGCCGTTGCCGCCAGCGCTGGCGGTGCGCGCGACGTTGCCGTTGTTGTCGGAGCGCATGCCGGCGTCTTTCAGCGCCCTGCGCACGCTGATGTTGGGGCTGGCGCCCTAA
- the yaaA gene encoding peroxide stress protein YaaA, which produces MLIVISPAKTLDFQSPLATRRYTQPELLPQSAALIDLCRKLTPARISTLMGISDKLADLNAARFQAWQTPFTPDNARQAILAFKGDVYTGLAAETFSEAQFDFAQRHLRMLSGLYGVLRPLDLMQPYRLEMGIRLANPAGASLYHYWGTMLTDKLNQALAEQGDTLVINLASDEYFRAVQPARINGRVIKPVFLDEKNGQYKVISFNAKKARGMMSRCIITEALTQPEQLKAFDAGGYRFDAAASSDNEWVFKRLQQDG; this is translated from the coding sequence ATGCTGATTGTTATTTCTCCGGCGAAAACGCTGGATTTTCAGAGTCCTCTGGCAACCCGGCGCTACACGCAGCCCGAATTACTGCCTCAGTCGGCGGCGCTTATCGATCTGTGCCGGAAGCTGACGCCGGCGCGTATCAGCACCCTGATGGGGATTAGCGATAAATTGGCTGATCTGAACGCCGCGCGCTTTCAGGCCTGGCAGACGCCGTTCACTCCCGACAATGCGCGACAGGCGATATTAGCCTTCAAGGGGGATGTTTATACCGGGCTGGCGGCGGAGACCTTCAGCGAAGCGCAATTCGATTTTGCCCAACGTCACCTGCGGATGTTGTCTGGGCTATACGGCGTACTGCGTCCGCTGGATCTGATGCAGCCTTACAGGCTGGAGATGGGGATCCGCCTGGCTAATCCGGCCGGGGCCTCTTTGTATCACTATTGGGGCACTATGCTCACCGACAAACTCAACCAGGCGCTGGCGGAACAGGGCGATACCTTAGTGATTAATCTGGCTTCGGACGAGTATTTCCGCGCGGTGCAGCCGGCGCGGATTAACGGGCGGGTCATCAAACCAGTGTTTCTGGATGAAAAAAACGGCCAGTACAAGGTGATCAGTTTTAACGCCAAAAAAGCCCGCGGCATGATGAGCCGCTGCATCATCACCGAAGCGTTGACACAGCCAGAGCAGCTGAAGGCCTTTGATGCGGGCGGTTATCGATTCGACGCCGCGGCCTCCAGCGACAATGAATGGGTATTCAAACGACTGCAGCAGGACGGTTAA
- a CDS encoding alanine/glycine:cation symporter family protein has product MAELLNFINNLLRDSLLIYLLLGTSIWFTLRTGFIQIRHFCHTFTILKDSGTRGGGGISPFQALCTSLAARIGCGNLMGVAIALILGGPGAIFWMWLAALIGMATAFAESTLAQLYKIRDDRGNACGGPAWYMANGLGLRWMGTLFTLFLLAGYGGFFSAVQANAITLSAQQLSGMGRWPITLALLILSAAAIFGGLRAIARLTQWLVPIIGIIYLLLAGWVVVHHWRQLATVAALVFNSAFGLPEAASGLVGYGLAQAIFQGVQRGLFSNEAGTGSAPNIAAAAAPWPPHPASQGYIQMLAVFIDTLVICSATAAIILTSGTLEHAHADLHGIALINQALATVTGHWSMPLLMALVFVFSFAAIIGNYAYAESSLRFFVLQPMKLKWLLRLLTLTMILFGCVAEVSVVWRLADLAMGLMTITNLIALLLLSPVVLMLANDYNSQRAIGKLPTFYAVNFPAIAPQLAPDLWGRPTASHQESSSTAAPKPLDR; this is encoded by the coding sequence ATGGCTGAGCTATTGAATTTTATCAATAACCTGTTACGGGATTCACTCTTAATTTATCTGCTGTTGGGAACCAGCATCTGGTTTACGCTACGCACCGGCTTTATCCAGATACGCCATTTCTGCCATACCTTCACGATTCTCAAAGACTCAGGGACGCGCGGCGGCGGCGGTATTTCACCGTTTCAGGCCTTATGCACCTCCCTTGCCGCCCGTATCGGCTGCGGTAACCTGATGGGCGTCGCCATCGCGCTGATCCTGGGCGGACCGGGCGCCATTTTCTGGATGTGGCTGGCGGCGTTGATTGGCATGGCGACCGCCTTTGCGGAAAGCACCCTGGCGCAGCTGTACAAAATACGTGATGACCGCGGCAACGCCTGCGGCGGGCCGGCTTGGTATATGGCCAACGGACTCGGTTTGCGCTGGATGGGCACGTTATTCACCCTCTTTCTGTTGGCGGGCTATGGCGGTTTTTTCAGCGCCGTTCAGGCCAACGCGATTACGCTGTCCGCGCAGCAGCTGTCCGGCATGGGCCGCTGGCCGATAACCCTGGCTCTGCTTATCCTGAGTGCCGCGGCCATTTTCGGCGGTCTTCGCGCCATCGCCCGCCTGACCCAATGGCTGGTGCCTATAATAGGTATTATATACTTACTACTGGCAGGTTGGGTGGTCGTGCATCACTGGCGCCAGCTCGCGACGGTCGCCGCCCTGGTGTTCAACAGCGCCTTTGGCCTGCCGGAAGCCGCCTCGGGGCTGGTCGGCTATGGCCTGGCGCAGGCGATTTTCCAAGGGGTACAGCGCGGTTTGTTCTCAAACGAGGCGGGCACTGGCTCGGCGCCGAATATCGCCGCCGCCGCCGCGCCCTGGCCGCCGCACCCTGCCTCGCAAGGCTATATTCAGATGTTGGCGGTGTTCATCGATACCCTGGTTATCTGCAGCGCCACGGCCGCAATCATCCTCACCTCCGGCACGCTGGAGCATGCTCATGCCGATCTCCACGGCATCGCGCTGATTAATCAAGCGCTGGCCACGGTGACCGGTCACTGGAGCATGCCGCTACTCATGGCGTTGGTGTTTGTGTTCTCCTTCGCCGCCATCATTGGCAATTACGCCTATGCGGAAAGCAGCCTGCGTTTTTTCGTGCTGCAGCCAATGAAGCTGAAATGGCTGCTGCGTCTGCTGACGCTGACCATGATACTGTTTGGCTGCGTAGCGGAAGTCTCGGTGGTCTGGAGACTGGCGGACCTGGCGATGGGCCTGATGACGATAACCAACTTGATCGCCCTTTTATTGCTGTCGCCGGTCGTGTTGATGCTGGCCAATGATTACAATAGCCAGCGCGCCATCGGGAAACTACCGACATTTTATGCGGTAAACTTCCCGGCTATCGCACCGCAGTTGGCGCCGGATCTGTGGGGACGGCCGACCGCGTCACACCAGGAAAGCAGCAGCACGGCAGCGCCCAAACCCCTTGACCGTTAA
- the thrB gene encoding homoserine kinase, with product MVKVYAPASIGNVSVGFDVLGAAVSPVDGTLLGDCVSVSRADSFSLQSAGRFVDKLPAEPEQNIVYQCWQRFCEAVGETVPVAMLLEKNMPIGSGLGSSACSVVVALVAMNAHCGRPLNDDQMLMLMGEMEGRISGGVHFDNVAPCFLGGMQLMLEENGIISQTVPGFDDWLWVMAYPGIKVSTAEARAILPAQYRRQDCISHGRYLACFVHACHTRQPALAAKLMKDVIAEPYRTRLLPGFADARQAVGDIGALACGISGSGPTLFAICDRQDTASRVADWLTQHYLQNDEGFVHICRLDTSGARLMMD from the coding sequence ATGGTTAAAGTGTATGCGCCGGCCTCAATCGGCAACGTCAGCGTGGGATTCGACGTGCTGGGCGCGGCGGTGTCGCCTGTGGACGGGACGCTACTGGGGGATTGCGTCAGCGTATCCCGCGCCGACAGCTTTAGCCTGCAAAGCGCCGGGCGCTTTGTCGACAAACTACCGGCAGAGCCGGAGCAGAATATCGTTTATCAATGCTGGCAGCGTTTTTGCGAGGCGGTGGGGGAAACGGTGCCGGTCGCCATGCTACTGGAAAAAAATATGCCCATTGGCTCCGGTCTGGGCTCCAGCGCCTGTTCGGTGGTGGTGGCGCTGGTAGCGATGAATGCCCATTGCGGCCGCCCGCTAAACGATGATCAGATGCTGATGCTGATGGGGGAAATGGAGGGGCGCATTTCCGGCGGGGTGCATTTCGATAATGTCGCACCCTGTTTTCTCGGCGGCATGCAGTTGATGCTTGAGGAAAACGGCATCATCAGCCAGACGGTGCCGGGGTTTGACGACTGGCTGTGGGTGATGGCCTATCCGGGCATCAAAGTGAGCACCGCCGAGGCGCGGGCGATTCTGCCGGCACAATATCGTCGCCAGGACTGCATCAGCCATGGCCGTTATCTGGCGTGCTTTGTGCACGCCTGCCATACCCGTCAGCCGGCGCTTGCGGCTAAACTGATGAAAGATGTTATCGCCGAGCCCTATCGCACCCGACTGCTGCCGGGCTTCGCCGATGCGCGCCAGGCGGTGGGCGATATCGGCGCGCTGGCCTGTGGTATCTCGGGTTCGGGACCAACGCTATTCGCTATCTGCGATCGCCAGGACACCGCGTCGCGCGTCGCCGACTGGCTGACGCAGCACTACCTGCAAAACGACGAAGGTTTTGTTCATATTTGCCGCCTGGATACCTCCGGTGCCCGTTTGATGATGGATTAA